One part of the Corallococcus caeni genome encodes these proteins:
- a CDS encoding 16S rRNA (uracil(1498)-N(3))-methyltransferase, whose product MNLLLLFDEDFQPDGTARLTGRRAQHAREVLKAEPGESLRVGRLNGLTGTGEVLENAPGLLHLRVELTDPPPPRAGVDLLLAIPRPKALKKVLPAVASLGVDRVVLVNAARVEKSYFDSKVLNEAFVRELLLQGLEQARDTRMPEVLIRERFRPFVEDELDAVFGPEPLRLLPHPPASLSLQAREITRATRVVLAIGPDGGWVPFEAQLLEAHGFLPFSLGPRILRVETAVPVLLGQVTLLKAPAP is encoded by the coding sequence GTGAACCTGCTCCTGCTCTTCGACGAGGACTTCCAGCCGGACGGCACCGCCCGGCTCACCGGCCGCCGCGCCCAGCACGCCCGCGAGGTCCTCAAGGCCGAACCCGGCGAATCCCTGCGCGTGGGCCGCCTGAACGGCCTCACCGGCACGGGCGAGGTGCTGGAGAACGCCCCCGGCCTGCTCCACCTGCGCGTCGAGCTGACGGACCCGCCGCCACCCCGGGCCGGCGTGGACCTGCTGCTGGCCATCCCCCGCCCCAAGGCGCTCAAGAAGGTGCTGCCCGCCGTGGCGTCCCTCGGCGTGGACCGCGTGGTGCTGGTGAACGCGGCCCGCGTGGAGAAGAGCTACTTCGACTCCAAGGTCCTCAACGAGGCCTTCGTCCGCGAGTTGCTCCTCCAGGGACTGGAGCAGGCCCGCGACACGCGCATGCCGGAGGTGCTGATCCGCGAGCGCTTCCGCCCCTTCGTTGAAGACGAACTGGACGCTGTCTTCGGCCCAGAGCCGCTGCGCCTGCTCCCCCACCCGCCCGCCAGCCTCTCCCTCCAGGCCCGGGAAATCACGCGCGCCACGCGGGTGGTGCTCGCCATTGGCCCGGACGGAGGCTGGGTGCCCTTCGAGGCCCAGCTGCTGGAAGCCCACGGCTTCCTGCCCTTCTCGCTGGGCCCCCGCATCCTGCGCGTGGAGACGGCGGTGCCGGTGCTGCTGGGTCAGGTGACGCTGCTCAAGGCACCGGCGCCGTAG
- a CDS encoding tRNA-uridine aminocarboxypropyltransferase yields the protein MRTFCIKCLRPESACYCAHVPQLQTRTRVVFLQHPRERRVAIGTARMAHLSLPNSELHRGVDFTGHARLEELAKNPERVAVLFPGEDAISVEEAQANPPETLIVVDGTWPQAKKVVMRNPVLAALPRIGFVPRRPSNYRIRAEPADHCVSTIEAVAEILGQLEGKPDYFDRMLGAFEYMVDTQLERQETRTGPNRRRLYKGEWRPPLELRSLADAADRLVLFYAEANAHALEAGIPPELVHLVAVRLTTGERFEAVIAPELPLAHSTTLHVELSEEELRAGEPRAAALARFEAFLRPDDELTVWTTFALDLLWNGGLARRSARNVRLATARALKGKAGGVEQAVELLKAPAVAAWARGRAGRRISALESVARELVARGNATEPPAKLPKTGSEG from the coding sequence GTGCGTACCTTCTGCATCAAGTGTCTGCGTCCTGAAAGCGCGTGCTACTGCGCGCACGTCCCCCAGCTCCAGACGCGCACGCGCGTGGTGTTCCTCCAGCATCCCCGGGAGCGGCGCGTGGCCATCGGCACGGCGCGCATGGCGCACCTGTCGCTGCCCAACTCGGAGCTGCACCGGGGCGTGGACTTCACCGGCCACGCGCGGCTGGAGGAGCTGGCGAAGAACCCCGAGCGCGTCGCGGTCCTCTTCCCGGGCGAGGACGCCATCTCCGTGGAGGAGGCCCAGGCGAACCCGCCGGAGACGCTCATCGTCGTGGACGGCACCTGGCCGCAGGCGAAGAAGGTGGTGATGCGCAACCCGGTGCTCGCGGCGCTGCCGCGCATCGGCTTCGTGCCGCGCCGCCCGAGCAACTACCGCATCCGCGCGGAGCCGGCGGACCACTGCGTCTCCACCATCGAGGCGGTGGCGGAGATCCTGGGCCAGCTGGAGGGCAAGCCGGACTACTTCGACCGCATGCTGGGCGCGTTCGAGTACATGGTGGACACGCAGCTGGAGCGGCAGGAGACGCGCACGGGGCCGAACCGGCGCCGGCTCTACAAGGGCGAGTGGCGCCCGCCGCTGGAGCTGCGCTCGCTGGCGGACGCCGCGGACCGGCTGGTCCTCTTCTACGCGGAGGCCAACGCGCACGCGCTGGAGGCGGGCATCCCGCCGGAGCTGGTGCACCTGGTGGCGGTCCGCCTCACCACGGGCGAGCGCTTCGAGGCGGTCATCGCGCCGGAGCTGCCGCTGGCGCACAGCACGACCCTGCACGTCGAGCTGTCGGAGGAGGAGCTGCGCGCCGGTGAGCCGCGCGCGGCGGCGCTGGCCCGCTTCGAGGCGTTCCTGCGTCCGGACGACGAGCTGACGGTGTGGACCACCTTCGCCCTGGACCTGCTGTGGAATGGCGGCCTCGCGCGCCGGTCCGCGCGCAACGTGCGGCTCGCCACGGCGCGGGCGCTCAAGGGCAAGGCGGGCGGCGTGGAGCAGGCCGTGGAGCTGCTCAAGGCGCCAGCGGTGGCGGCGTGGGCCCGGGGCCGCGCGGGCCGCCGCATCAGCGCGCTGGAGTCCGTGGCGCGCGAGCTGGTGGCCCGCGGGAACGCGACCGAGCCTCCCGCGAAGCTGCCAAAGACGGGCTCCGAGGGCTGA
- a CDS encoding acyltransferase family protein, producing MRFGDGARGWAYARLALKGFGPSLSFRQARHPALDGARGLAVLAMVMGHTLDALLAPAFRDHPWVQEYWKLRGITAPLFLLVSGWAVVMALGTKPGAAKDSFGRRFRRALLLLFLGYLLHWPGWGAVRELGFSDAMLRKVFQFDALQCIGASLMLGAMALVVTPHRGARALLLGGLAVGIPLASAGMWHAGEHLPVPLQQFIGNGEGSRFPFFPWAGFFFAGAFAAHVLHLLKPGLAQGFALLALGGALLALTRWLPIEWTPTSPTMVMYRVAQGLMVLGAVNLLPQRLSGMLAPLGRLSLWIYVLHLPVVYGWADIAGLAQRIGPRLGMAAALGVSVALLVGCYLIARFGRWVREQARPWRAGSTTLGASVGTARLGQ from the coding sequence GTGCGTTTTGGAGACGGGGCCCGCGGGTGGGCTTATGCTCGACTGGCTTTGAAAGGCTTCGGTCCCTCGCTCAGCTTCCGGCAGGCCCGTCACCCCGCGCTCGATGGCGCGCGGGGGTTGGCCGTGCTCGCCATGGTGATGGGTCACACGCTGGACGCGCTGCTGGCGCCCGCCTTCCGGGACCATCCGTGGGTCCAGGAGTACTGGAAGCTGCGGGGCATCACCGCGCCGCTGTTCCTGCTGGTGAGCGGCTGGGCGGTGGTGATGGCGCTGGGCACGAAGCCGGGCGCCGCGAAGGACTCCTTCGGCCGCCGGTTCCGCCGCGCGCTGTTGCTGTTGTTCCTGGGCTACCTGTTGCACTGGCCGGGCTGGGGCGCGGTGCGCGAGCTGGGCTTCTCCGACGCCATGCTGCGCAAGGTCTTCCAGTTCGACGCGCTCCAGTGCATCGGCGCGTCGCTGATGCTGGGCGCGATGGCGCTGGTCGTGACGCCGCACCGGGGCGCGCGGGCGCTGCTGCTGGGCGGGCTGGCGGTGGGCATCCCCCTGGCGAGCGCCGGGATGTGGCACGCGGGCGAGCACCTGCCGGTGCCGCTGCAGCAGTTCATCGGCAACGGGGAGGGCAGCCGCTTCCCGTTCTTCCCCTGGGCGGGCTTCTTCTTCGCGGGCGCGTTCGCCGCGCACGTCCTGCACCTCTTGAAGCCGGGCCTGGCGCAGGGCTTCGCGCTGCTCGCGCTGGGCGGAGCGCTGCTGGCGCTCACCCGCTGGCTGCCCATCGAGTGGACGCCCACCAGCCCCACGATGGTGATGTACCGCGTGGCGCAGGGCCTGATGGTGCTGGGCGCCGTGAACCTGCTGCCGCAGCGGCTGAGCGGCATGCTGGCGCCGCTGGGACGGCTGTCGTTGTGGATCTACGTGCTGCACCTGCCGGTGGTGTACGGCTGGGCGGACATCGCGGGCCTCGCGCAGCGCATCGGTCCCCGGCTGGGCATGGCGGCGGCGCTGGGCGTGTCCGTGGCGCTGCTGGTGGGCTGCTACCTCATCGCCCGCTTCGGGCGCTGGGTGCGCGAGCAGGCCCGCCCCTGGCGCGCGGGTTCCACGACGCTGGGCGCCAGCGTCGGCACCGCGCGCCTGGGCCAGTAG
- a CDS encoding cytochrome-c peroxidase produces the protein MTRNRLLLGFTLSALGALAGCERSTGTAPDAAPAAPAPVTAQAPAAKPSAPDADAVAKLAAHFFQAPRTQAPLPTDTEAQVALGRMLFHEPRLSKNHDVSCNSCHGLTTFGVDNKALSDGHKGQKGTRNSPTVYNAAHHIAQFWDGRAATLEAQAEGPMMNPVEMAMPDAKRVEATLSSMPEYATRFRAAFPKGGRPVTLANAARALAAFERTLTTPSRFDRFLAGEHSALSAQEQRGLEAFVTTGCTTCHNGPAVGGASFQKLGLVEAYPALTDAGRFDATKNEDDRGYFRVPTLRNVEMTGPYLHDGSVKDLPSMVRLMGRYQLGRTLKDGEVDDLVAFLKSLTGELPPAERISAPPLPPSTKRTPKPDPS, from the coding sequence ATGACGCGAAATCGACTGCTCCTCGGGTTCACCCTGTCGGCGCTGGGCGCGCTCGCGGGCTGTGAGCGCTCCACCGGCACGGCTCCGGACGCAGCGCCTGCCGCGCCCGCTCCCGTGACGGCACAGGCCCCGGCCGCGAAGCCCTCGGCGCCGGACGCCGACGCGGTGGCGAAGCTGGCGGCACACTTCTTCCAGGCGCCTCGCACCCAGGCGCCGCTGCCCACGGACACCGAGGCGCAGGTGGCCCTGGGGCGCATGCTCTTCCACGAGCCCCGGCTGTCGAAGAACCACGACGTGTCCTGCAACAGCTGCCACGGCCTCACCACCTTCGGCGTGGACAACAAGGCGCTGTCGGACGGGCACAAGGGGCAGAAGGGCACGCGCAACTCGCCCACCGTCTACAACGCCGCCCACCACATCGCGCAGTTCTGGGACGGCCGCGCCGCCACGCTGGAGGCCCAGGCGGAAGGGCCGATGATGAACCCGGTGGAGATGGCCATGCCGGACGCGAAGCGCGTCGAGGCCACGCTGTCCTCCATGCCCGAGTACGCCACCCGCTTCCGCGCCGCCTTCCCCAAGGGCGGCAGGCCCGTCACGCTGGCGAACGCGGCCCGGGCGCTGGCCGCCTTCGAGCGGACGCTCACCACGCCGTCGCGCTTCGACCGCTTCCTCGCGGGCGAGCACTCGGCCTTGAGCGCGCAGGAGCAGCGCGGCCTGGAGGCCTTCGTCACCACCGGCTGCACCACGTGCCACAACGGCCCGGCGGTGGGCGGCGCGTCGTTCCAGAAGCTGGGGCTGGTGGAGGCGTATCCGGCGCTCACCGACGCGGGCCGCTTCGACGCGACGAAGAACGAGGACGACCGGGGCTACTTCCGCGTGCCCACGCTGCGCAACGTGGAGATGACCGGGCCGTACCTGCACGACGGCAGCGTGAAGGACCTGCCCAGCATGGTGCGCCTGATGGGCCGCTACCAGCTGGGCCGCACGCTGAAGGACGGCGAGGTGGACGACCTGGTGGCCTTCCTCAAGAGCCTCACCGGGGAGCTGCCCCCCGCCGAGCGCATCTCCGCGCCGCCCCTGCCCCCCAGCACGAAGCGCACGCCCAAGCCGGACCCGTCGTAG
- a CDS encoding chondroitinase-B domain-containing protein produces the protein MKTVSLALLLLPLTGGAAVKSVSTVAELQTALSSAKAGDEIVLEDGTYTVNANLSCTAEGTQAAPITVRAKNRHAAIVRFNALEGFKVSGRYWTFDGLTVEGICANDESCEHAFHVTGHAENFVLRNSRVRDFNAQLKVNAAQNGSGVWEMPHRGLIENNELYDTHVRTTGTPVTKLNIDTGDDWVVRDNELHDFGKQGSISYGAFMKSGGKRGLFERNRVLCAKDQPAGSDTRIGLSFGGGGTGNAYCAPAFDPTVPCSPEHTDGIIRNNIVANCSDAAVYLNKAANTRVLFNTFMNNGLGVDFRYAASTGQATGNVMSSVVRNRDSATGTFSANRTGVTSSEWAAWYVAPAKGDLTLKGDVSSLIGAAPRNALVPEDFCVRARPASATLGALEHSLGNCAAGTGGGTDGGTSGGTDAGTSVDAGTGGGTDAGTSMDAGTGGIIPDAGTGPEEDPRDDDDGGCSASPGLLPALLALLAPLALRRRARR, from the coding sequence TTGAAAACCGTTTCCCTCGCTCTGCTCCTGCTGCCGCTGACGGGCGGCGCGGCCGTGAAGAGCGTCTCCACCGTGGCCGAACTCCAGACCGCGCTTTCGTCCGCGAAGGCCGGCGACGAGATTGTCCTGGAGGACGGGACGTACACCGTGAACGCGAACCTGAGCTGCACGGCGGAGGGCACGCAGGCCGCGCCCATCACCGTACGCGCGAAGAACCGCCACGCGGCCATCGTGCGCTTCAACGCGCTGGAGGGCTTCAAGGTGTCCGGCCGCTACTGGACCTTCGACGGGCTCACCGTGGAGGGCATCTGCGCGAACGACGAGAGCTGTGAGCACGCCTTCCACGTCACCGGCCACGCGGAGAACTTCGTCCTGCGCAACAGCCGCGTGCGCGACTTCAACGCGCAGCTCAAGGTGAACGCGGCGCAGAACGGCAGCGGCGTCTGGGAGATGCCCCACCGCGGCCTCATCGAGAACAACGAACTCTACGACACGCACGTGCGCACGACGGGCACGCCCGTCACCAAGCTGAACATCGACACGGGCGACGACTGGGTGGTCCGCGACAACGAACTGCACGACTTCGGCAAGCAGGGCAGCATCTCCTACGGCGCCTTCATGAAGAGCGGCGGCAAGCGGGGCCTCTTCGAGCGCAACCGCGTCCTCTGCGCGAAGGACCAGCCCGCCGGGAGTGACACGCGCATCGGCCTGTCCTTTGGCGGAGGCGGGACGGGGAATGCGTACTGCGCGCCGGCCTTCGACCCCACCGTGCCGTGCTCGCCGGAGCACACGGACGGAATCATCCGCAACAACATCGTGGCGAACTGCTCGGACGCCGCCGTGTACCTGAACAAGGCCGCGAACACGCGAGTGCTGTTCAACACGTTCATGAACAACGGGCTGGGCGTGGACTTCCGCTACGCCGCTTCCACCGGCCAGGCCACCGGCAACGTGATGTCGAGCGTCGTCCGCAACCGCGACAGCGCCACCGGCACCTTCAGCGCGAACCGGACGGGCGTGACGAGCAGCGAGTGGGCGGCCTGGTACGTGGCGCCGGCCAAGGGGGACCTGACGCTCAAGGGCGACGTGTCGTCGCTCATCGGCGCTGCCCCGCGCAACGCCCTGGTGCCGGAGGACTTCTGCGTGCGCGCCCGCCCCGCCTCGGCCACGCTGGGCGCCCTGGAGCACTCGCTGGGCAACTGCGCGGCGGGCACCGGTGGCGGCACGGACGGAGGCACCAGCGGCGGCACGGACGCGGGCACCAGCGTGGACGCGGGCACGGGCGGAGGCACGGACGCGGGCACCAGCATGGACGCGGGCACGGGCGGCATCATCCCGGACGCCGGCACGGGGCCCGAGGAGGATCCGCGGGACGACGATGACGGCGGTTGCAGCGCGAGCCCCGGCCTGCTGCCCGCGCTCCTCGCCCTGCTCGCGCCGCTGGCCCTGCGCCGTCGCGCGCGGCGCTGA
- a CDS encoding DUF4476 domain-containing protein: MKALTLAVVLLSSAAALAQTTPRAEESVNAAGTSEFRRAPPPGHGTPRPMPQPQPMPPPPPARNLAVVDRDQVERRIDRLENALRDAMSRTKDAKGRESIRAAMEQLDKLSEYVDEAAPYGTGLPPPVVNQPAPMPPPPPVVRPIADAQFRGITQAMLREAFPREKLRILSQVAPNENFLVTHIMSMLGQFSFSNDKLEVVRLMRPTLLDPQNGYQLYQAFPFSSDKEKLQEILEGGGRY; the protein is encoded by the coding sequence ATGAAGGCCCTGACCCTCGCCGTCGTCCTGCTCTCCTCCGCCGCCGCCCTGGCCCAGACCACGCCGCGCGCGGAGGAATCGGTCAACGCCGCCGGTACCTCCGAGTTCCGCCGCGCACCGCCCCCGGGCCACGGCACGCCCCGCCCGATGCCCCAGCCGCAGCCGATGCCGCCCCCGCCGCCCGCGCGCAACCTGGCCGTCGTCGACCGTGATCAGGTGGAGCGCCGCATCGACCGGCTGGAGAACGCGCTGCGCGACGCGATGTCCCGGACCAAGGACGCCAAGGGCCGCGAGAGCATCCGCGCCGCCATGGAGCAGTTGGACAAGCTGAGCGAGTACGTGGACGAGGCCGCGCCCTACGGCACGGGCCTGCCGCCCCCGGTGGTCAACCAGCCGGCGCCGATGCCGCCCCCGCCGCCGGTGGTGCGCCCCATCGCGGACGCGCAGTTCCGCGGCATCACCCAGGCGATGCTCCGCGAGGCCTTCCCGCGCGAGAAGCTGCGCATCCTGTCGCAGGTGGCGCCGAACGAGAACTTCCTCGTGACGCACATCATGTCCATGCTGGGGCAGTTCTCCTTCTCCAACGACAAGCTGGAGGTGGTGCGCCTGATGCGGCCCACGCTGCTGGATCCGCAGAACGGCTACCAGCTGTACCAGGCGTTCCCCTTCTCCAGCGACAAGGAGAAGCTCCAGGAGATCCTCGAGGGCGGCGGGCGCTACTAG
- a CDS encoding 2,3-bisphosphoglycerate-dependent phosphoglycerate mutase, with the protein MPILALVRHGQSLWNHENRFTGFVDVPLTEQGRSEARKAADALKGLKFDVAYTSALSRAQETLAILLDTLGQRPPVIRDAALNERHYGDLQGLNKADAAKEFGEKQVHIWRRSFDVPPPNGESLEMTAKRVLPFFDRAIAGDLRQGKNVLVVAHGNSNRSLVMRLDKLSGETVVGLELATGVPLVYEIGAEGQVVSKRG; encoded by the coding sequence ATGCCCATCCTCGCCCTCGTCCGTCATGGTCAGTCCCTCTGGAACCACGAGAACCGCTTCACCGGCTTCGTGGACGTGCCCCTCACCGAGCAGGGCCGCAGCGAAGCCCGCAAGGCCGCGGACGCCCTCAAGGGCCTGAAGTTCGACGTCGCGTACACCTCCGCCCTCAGCCGCGCGCAGGAGACGCTCGCCATCCTGCTGGACACGCTGGGCCAGCGCCCGCCCGTCATCCGCGACGCGGCCCTCAACGAGCGCCACTACGGCGACCTGCAGGGCCTCAACAAGGCGGACGCCGCCAAGGAGTTCGGCGAGAAGCAGGTCCACATCTGGCGCCGCTCCTTCGACGTGCCGCCCCCCAACGGCGAGTCCCTGGAGATGACCGCGAAGCGCGTGCTGCCCTTCTTCGACCGCGCCATCGCGGGCGACCTGCGCCAGGGCAAGAACGTGCTCGTCGTGGCGCACGGCAACTCCAACCGCTCGCTGGTGATGCGCCTGGACAAGCTGTCCGGAGAGACCGTGGTGGGCCTGGAGCTCGCCACCGGCGTGCCGCTCGTCTACGAGATTGGCGCCGAAGGCCAGGTCGTCTCCAAGCGCGGCTGA
- a CDS encoding phosphopantetheine-binding protein, translating into MSTQSAVPSPMESRLAGYWQELLGVDAVRPEDHFLEVGGNSLLATMLANRIEDDLGLQVGMVDLFNTLSAVAAVCERLQQETQAAG; encoded by the coding sequence GTGAGCACACAGAGCGCCGTCCCCTCGCCCATGGAGTCGCGGCTGGCCGGGTACTGGCAGGAGCTGCTGGGCGTGGACGCCGTGCGGCCGGAGGACCACTTCCTGGAGGTCGGGGGCAACTCGCTGCTGGCCACGATGCTGGCCAACCGCATCGAGGACGACCTGGGCCTCCAGGTGGGCATGGTGGACCTGTTCAACACGCTGAGCGCGGTGGCGGCCGTCTGCGAGCGGCTCCAGCAGGAGACCCAGGCCGCCGGCTGA